tctcctcctcacctgataatataaatgaaatggaacggcatcaccattcgtgatttatactctcaatggcacggcatcacccttcgtgctttacactctcaaatggcacggcatcacacttcgtgctttacactctccctcacatgataatataattcaaatggcacggcattacccttcgtgctttacactctcaaatgacacggcatcacccttcgtgctttacactcttccttaccatgcacatgtatatcattaaaaagcaaggtaggaagcataaataacatcaaggagagtgtttaaaccacaacacaatacaataattcatatcacaatttttcactgaccacaaccaaattccaaatatgtagcaaaatcaataaatttctcaacaaatagcccaaggctccacgcaacgtatataaaacctcaaacaatcaacagagatggaaaatactcagtatagggcaacgccttcattaatctaaattcttaataattatataaacacctcttcttaaacttatttaattaattatttgtagatgggcaacgccttcattaatctaaattcttaataattatataaacacctcttcttaaacttatttaattaattatttgcagatgaaaaattcataatgaaattaatttccaagaaacatcaaatcatcaattcACAGAATctacataaatatacaagtaataatcacatcaaattgtcatataaaaatagaTTCAACAAACAcgaattgaggcatggcaaaatagatgatttaataaatgtcaacaattatccaatttactacacaatacgCCTAAGACCTTAATccaatatattttgcacatataagcccgagtacgtactcgtcacctcgcgtacacggctttttatatttcacaaatggcacataagactcgatgcctaaggggtaattctcccactcaaGGTTAAGTAAGATACTTagctttttgaagttaggccggtattctaaaatagccttcttgcttgaattgacctccggacaactcaaatctatccaaattaattgtataacttcattaaaattcatcaaaaataattccggataataaaataccgacttaaaattttattctaaaaagtcagtgTGGGGCCTGcccctcggaactcgacaaaagttttacgaaatccgaacacccattccgatacgagttcagccataccaaaattatcaaattccgataacggatcgaccttcaaatcttaaattaaagtctagaggatttctaccattttcaatccaattcactaatttagtgataaaaacaacaatagatacatgtaatttaaccaaaatcaagttaggaattcttacccccaatattttccttaaaaaactctcgaaaaatcgcctcacccgagcttccttggtccaaaaatggaagaatgagacgaatttggactttattctgctgcccaggggtttgttcttcgcgttcgcgaccctcccctcgcgttcgcgatgaacaaattcttcaacagccattttcaaactcttctcagataacctctagtataatggccataacgttttgtacaaaactccaaaatatgaatggtttaactttctgaaaccTAGACTCCAAGAGCTATAACTTTTATAtattgctcatctcccaattccttatatattgccagatataagcttccaaagtcagccatatgcaacagagatttcccaactcttcccagacagccttTAGCATATCCactataactttttgtacacaactccaaatgactaatggtttacctttctgaaaactagacacaaagggctacaactttcatttttggatcatctccaaatgcCTTATAGATTGTAAGATATGAGCCTCCAAAATCAGATGACGGACAACAAAAATttcttttcgcgaacgcgaaaaacaaagtcccaacagcaaaatccttattcgcgaacgcgagaggctcctcgcgaacgcaaagaacaacaaCAGAACCAGCAACCAatagcatcaaaacacccaaacttggtccagAACCACCCTGAATcaaactcgaggcccccgggaccctgtccaatcgtaccaaccagtcccaatacataacacaaacctgctcgatgcctcaaatcacatcaaacaacatcaaaaccacgaatcgcaccccaattcaagtttaataaaactaaaaaatttcaacttctacactcgacgtcgaaacctatcaaatcaactccgattgacctcaaattttgcacacaagtcataaatgacataacagacctatgaaaattttcagaactggattccgaccccgatatcaaaaagtcaactccccggtcaaacttccaacttaaacttcatattttcgtgatttcaagcctaatttaactatggcttccaaataattttccagatacactcctaagtccaaaatcaccatacgaaactattggaataatcaaaactctattccggggtcgtttactcaatagtccaactatggtcaactcttttcatttaaacttcaaaaataagaattgttctttcaatttaatcccgaatctttcgaaaatcaaaTTCGACCACTCCTGTGGGTTATAATACAcattacgaagttgctcgagaccttaagtcactgaacgggacgttaattcttaaaacgacaagtcggatcgttacaatattTACCACAATATATTTTCTTACACGAATAACTATATGATTTTTAAGAGagatatcaatatcgacaacaagagtCCTAGTTATGGCAAAGTAACCAAAGCATTAGAggaaacatataaaaaaaataccatCTATAAAGAAGTGTTCGGTAAGATATCATCACATTAGATAGCTTTAAAttacaatacataattatctacttAGCATCACTAaaattgattatttatgtaagttctgatgatgtcctttcattttgaattcacgtattatgctaatgtaataatatttttcggcatttagatgattgttgtagtattatatataaaatttctctcattaattaaattttattattgcttcatataaataaatatttaaatcatcatgtgtcattattaacgtgcaacgcacgtttatAGATACTAGTAATATAAAACATACTAATCATAATATATTTGTTGCACAAGTATAGTCATATACGGCATGGTACAGGGCAATGATATAAAAATGTTTGCATGcttataacttcaaataagtTCCAGGAAGAGGCTTGCTTTAGGATGAAGGCCTGCATCTTTGAGTGTCACTCCCATTTGATCCACACCATACACTTTCCTTGGAAAGTTTGATATCAATCTGTAATTCCCAACTCCAGGCAACCCCAGTGAATCAATGTACCTAAAAATTGCTTGAATCTTGTCTGTAGATGAGAAGCTCTGCTCTCTCCTCTCCCCATTTGGAAACCGAATTGCAATCTGCACAAATTTATCAAGAAAATGGTACAGTACTCAATGGATTTATGTTGTATACACTGATATTAGTATAATTCAACCAGTTATAACATGTTACTTACCATTTATTCTAGGTCACCTGTTATTACctttgtgtaaatattttttgagtGTAAATGTATAGAAACTATAGTCACGCAACATCAAGAAATATAGTGTTGTACAAATTACCTGAGTCATTTGAGCATTTTTCCCAGCACTTGCATTGGTAGACTCTTTGTTCTTACTAGATTTGGATAGTGAAGGGTTTTGCATAGTTGCTTTGGCAAAAGTAGCTTCTTTCTTCTTGCTAGATTGGGATAGTGTAGGGTTTTGCATAGTTGCTATGGCAGAAGTAGCTTCTTTTTGCTTACTGGATTGGGACTGTGTTGGATTTTGTTTCGGTTTCTCTTGATTTGATTTATTTGGGGCATGTTCTGGTTTTGAATTTCGCCGTAAGGGCATTATGTTCTCGACTCTCTCTTGCTCCTGAAATGTCAAGGAACTTAGTTTGATCTCCAGCTTTCTCTTGATAAGAAGAAATATAGAGCAAgtaatatacataaacagaaatgGACCTGATCAATTTGGAGAGATGCAATGTAAGCTACATCTTGTTCTTCCCTCAGTCGACGATCTGCCCTTaacttttcttgctctttggccCTTCCACTTCCAAAAGCCAACCCTTGTTCTTCCATTGTTCTTTGTAATATCTCCACTAATTCAGCTGGGGAGACTGGACCCTCCAACTACTCAAACGGAAGTCAAAAGAAAGATTAAGTACCATCTAAACATTCCCCTACTTCATAAAACTTGATCACTAAACTGAATACCAGTGGTTTTGTTCAGTGCTAAGTCATGTAATATAACCGGCTAATAGCTTATTCAGAATCAATACATTATGAGCACAAATCTCAGAAGAGTGCCTGGTAGTAGGTTTTGCAACTCATATTATTACTTCCCAAAGTTTTGTCTCCTACAATATGTTTAGGTGCTTTCCATAAATTCTATTTGAAATGTTCTATTTGCATGGGTCTTATAGTAGAAATCTAGGTCTTATTTCAACAATCCTGAAGCACAGGAAACTTTTATTCATGCCTTTCTGTTTATTCGGTAGGCTGCCTACGTCACATTCCTTAGGGTGCGGCCCTTACCTAGACCCTGCGTGAATACGGGATACCAAGCTGCCCTTTTAGTTGTGTCTAAAGGGTAGGCTGATACACTAAGATCCCGCTATGCACGGGGTCGGGGAATGGTTGGACCACATTAGGCCTAACATCCCTTAGAATGCGGCCCTTACCTAGACCCTGCGTGAATACCGGATGACCGAGCTGCCCTTTTAGTTGTGTCTAAAGGGTAGGCTGATACAGGTCGGGGAATGGTTGGACCACATTAGGCCTATTGTCTGCAGTCTTACCTTGCACTTCCAAAACTTGAACCTTTGATATCGTAGTCACATGCAACAACTCTTACTTTTGCGCCAAAGCGAGAAGCTGTGTCTCctttatgtttttatttataaGGTTTGACATAATATTTGTACAAATTGGTGGACAATGCAATAAGAAATAGATTGAAATGGCAAAATAATAAACTCCAACTAACCTGTTGCAGCACAGCTATGCTATCTCCAGGAGCAGGAGCCACAAGGGCACAAAAAGGAAAGCTTGAAGCTTTTAGAGTAGTAGCCATCTGCAAACCCTCCCCTCTATCTGCAAGTGCACCCCAACATACATAATTTGCATCAAGGAACTCTACCACAACCTCACAACACAAAGTCTCACTGCAGAAACAAGGGGTGAAAGGGTGTTGTGGGGAGTGAAGGTACACAAACAAGAACTTGTCCTCATCTTTGGCTATCGTTAATGCATCCATAAACCGACAGGCATAGAAAAAGGGATGTTCAGTACCATATTGCTgctcaaaactagtcaaaaatGCCCATTCTTCTTGGACATTTGAATGGTCATTTGGGTAATTTTGTGCAGGGAAATCAAATGGATCTTGAAAGGGAAATTCATAAGGTTGTTGGTATGGGAAATTTGGATGTGGTAATTGGTGTTGGTTTCTTCTTCCTCCAATTCCCATTAGGTCCATTCCTTGATCCATTACTCTTGAAAATCCACCCATAATGTTACGAGGAAGACTCACCATTCTTCTTACAATCCCATTGTAGGATTGTCCTGTAGCTCTTCCACTTCCCCTTATCATTGAATAAGATTATCactattccaaaaaaatattgttGTGTGCTTATGAATATGAAAAGGGTCGAATCTTGATTCTCTATTGGCAAGAGTGAGTCTTGTAAGTGTGAAACAAAGCTGCGTTTTTTGAGGGGAATCCAAGAAATAGAATCAATTAAAGGGACAGAACTTGTTGATGTTAGTCAAAATTATCCTATCAAAATCACTTTTGGAAATTTTTCTCTTTATCAGACTTTAACAAAAGTAAATTTGGGAATATAGTCTCAGGAATTTTTCATCTTTGTCCTATTCTACATAGTTCAAGAAGGATACACTGTACAGAGAATAGATCTAGTGGTGATATTTTGTCACAAGGAGAGTGGTGGATATATAGTGTTAAAGCTGTTGAGGAGGAAAATAATGCCTCCAGAGAATAAATAAAGAATATGACATTTTTTTGGTCTCCATATCAAGATTAGATTCTAAAGTTAGTTCACTATTCTCTTTTCTCGATCAACAACCACAACTAAAAGACCATTAAAGAAGACTAATCTTTTTCCTTTTAACTCCCCTGATCTTTAACTTATCTATAAGATGGTTACCAAAAAGTGTTCTCATTTACCAAGAGTGGCAGAAATTTGACACATATTTTCATCCTTTATGGTGAGGATAGGTATGGCGACTTATacatattttcactatttttactTGTACAAGTATTATAGACTGGTGGAAAGTTGAGCGTGCCGAATAGTTTAAATGGAGTCAAAATGATCTACAAGAGTTTAGATTGACTAATGTTCCTAGCTAAAAGTGTTTATGCATAAAACTTTCTTTAAAGTATGAAGGTTCTTTGCGGAAGTGTATGAAAAAGAAGTATACATTAGTGAGAAAAAGAATAGTACTGTAGAAGATAAGTGGAGAGAAAAAATATCGAAAAGGAAATAGGCTCTGGTACTTGCCTGACACATTGACTATGCATTTTTCATTTTAGTTTGTTGTTTTTTGCCACCTTATTCTCTTTGGAATTGTCTGGGAAGATGGGGTTGTGTGTCACTTGGAATACTTTACACGTGTAACAGTAGGAAAAATTACTAGAATAGCAACCATTAATTCAGAACAGTCATCAAAGCCAGGCCAGAAAGGACATACCAATCCACCTATTTATCTAGGATGAGGAGCATAGATTATAAGTGACTGCTAACGATTTTAGAGAAAATCTAGCATTATGATTGAAGTTTTACTAGTTTTAATTCCGTTTTGGTATAAGATTTTCGATGAATAGTGTGAAGTTTGGAGTACACTTAAAAACTTTTCAAGAAAATAGTGAAGAAAAAGATGATTCAATTTCGCAACTTAGTTTTCACAAAATAACTAGAATATATGATTATACGTGAAATGTCCAAAATCATACATTATATTTAGCTTTAGactcacatatatattttttcacataaaacacTAATAATTCATTTACTTTAACAAAATAGAAGTAAATGTTACACTTTTAGTCATAAGCCTAAACACGTTAATTTTTCATGATACCTCCTCACGTTTCTGTCACATAATTTTTGTTCCCTCCAAGCGAATCGTTACTATGTCTCTTTGTCTTCAATTGTTTTTGAAAAGAGAGTACACATCTATAAAGAAACTATTAGAACAAttctgaaaataaagaaagaaagataacaGGTGCAGTGCTCAATCTTTTACTGCATAAACTATTGCAGACAATAAGTTAAAATGTGAAGCTAATTGTTGGTGCAAAGGGGAGAGCTTGAACATCTTGTGAAAAAGGTTAAAAACCTCAATACTTTTCTAACTAAGAGGATGCTGCGAAAACTCAAAGCAACAACAAGCACTGGAAAA
This DNA window, taken from Nicotiana tabacum cultivar K326 chromosome 4, ASM71507v2, whole genome shotgun sequence, encodes the following:
- the LOC107811590 gene encoding plant UBX domain-containing protein 10, which translates into the protein MIRGSGRATGQSYNGIVRRMVSLPRNIMGGFSRVMDQGMDLMGIGGRRNQHQLPHPNFPYQQPYEFPFQDPFDFPAQNYPNDHSNVQEEWAFLTSFEQQYGTEHPFFYACRFMDALTIAKDEDKFLFVYLHSPQHPFTPCFCSETLCCEVVVEFLDANYVCWGALADRGEGLQMATTLKASSFPFCALVAPAPGDSIAVLQQLEGPVSPAELVEILQRTMEEQGLAFGSGRAKEQEKLRADRRLREEQDVAYIASLQIDQEQERVENIMPLRRNSKPEHAPNKSNQEKPKQNPTQSQSSKQKEATSAIATMQNPTLSQSSKKKEATFAKATMQNPSLSKSSKNKESTNASAGKNAQMTQIAIRFPNGERREQSFSSTDKIQAIFRYIDSLGLPGVGNYRLISNFPRKVYGVDQMGVTLKDAGLHPKASLFLELI